DNA from Brassica napus cultivar Da-Ae chromosome C4, Da-Ae, whole genome shotgun sequence:
AATGATATCTTCATATAAGATTTTGGTATGTTTACAAAGAACTAAACTGGTAGACACATAACTATTTTCATCATTAAAATCTTTAGAAAcaaaatccaaactaaaatGTAGAGAAAAAGAGatatgatcaatcaaactccatatatatatatgagtgtATGTAATCATTTATAACACTAACTAatgtattgtatatataaataggACCCTAAATTTAGACTAAAAATAAGGGGCCCAAGTAACTTGTCCTTTTTACAAAGAGTGAGCACAGTTCTGATCATTTACTTTAATCTCTCTAATTTTTAATGTAAGATATCGAACGTGCGAaatacttcgcaaataatagtataaaattatatctaaagaaaatataaaatagaaaaaaataaaggataCAAAAAATCAATTAACTTTACGCTTAGTTTTAAAGAATATATTTAGAGAAATTTTCTAGGATAGcattttttagtttatgttcACAAAATAGCCATCAacgaagaaaatgatcaaaatagcccTCAAAATaagctttttaataaaataagctttattaaaaagtaaaaatacatttttaccctagagttaactaatctagacttagggtttagtattaaagGGTTAAGTTTTGGAGAtagggttttaaatttttaaaaaataaaaaattaaaattaaaattttcaaagttaaaaaaactattttgatcattttcttcttcaaatgttattttgtgacaaaaacttaaaaatagctaTCCGAAAAATTTGTCCATATTCCATTACTATTATTTAAGGAACAttctaattaataaacattttccTGATGTGCTATTATCAAATTTGCCATTACGTATGTGTCATCATAAGAGTCTTCCTCATGGCCTTTAGTGAATAACCCTGCATTGCAAATACTAATTACATGTTATGACATTGGTTAGTTAACTTTCATATTAGTGCATATTATAATTGGTTCCGATGGATTATACATATGTTTCTTATTTTCATGTGATATCTAAAAATGTATTGATCGCGTTCACGCTTAGATCTTTTCATTCTTACTTtatcatgataaaaaaatatatctctttatattttattgttggACCTCTTAAAATGTCACTAAGCTTACTATGAAAATAAGATATCATTATaaggtttaaaaaatatatatatcatcgcaAGTCGCAGGTTAAACAGGTCGTGTTAATATGATGGGCTAATAAAAAGAAACCTGGTCATGTCTTCAGTTTGATCCTTTTCATCCCGGtcatgtttttttattgttttggtaTGTTACATTTATGGTGCGAATTTATATAATGCAATTTGTATatgaatatctatatatataaagaaaggtTTCTTTCGCTCCTAGACCATCCACATCAGATGTCATGTCACTAATTCGGAGTTTGTAGTGACGACACGTGTCACGGTCAATCAAAAGTCAATGTTTCATTAATTCTTGAGTTTAATGGGTTTTATGTGTTTACTACGGTCCAAATACACCTTCTCTAAAAAAACTGTGTACGAAACTTAGGTAAAGTGGCTGTCGAGAAACAATTCCCGTTCAGTCAACTGTCAATAGAAATCCAACCGGTGACTAACAATTCGATCAATGTCAGTTGGAAGCCGAAAAGACTTCTTTAATCTAGCGCCATTACGGAAATTAACTTGGTTCATGCATCTTCATTAACATTCACATTAATACCTACTCTCTACTTCTCACACGATTTCACATTCAATGAATCTCTTCATTCATTCTTTTGTGTTAATCTTTCATTATAAATATGAAGGTTTTCTTCCAACAAAATCATCAGTTCATTTCTCTTAATAAACAACAGAAAAAGGTgatgaaaattttttttgttaagccCATGGTTGTACTCAACGGATTGTGAACATAAAAGTgataagaaacagaaaaaatgagatgagaaacagaataaacagagaagaaaagaaaagaggaagACGGTAGAAGAGGGGAGATGACTTTTTTTAGTGaactttttctttaaaagatCTATTTATCTTTAGCTCATAATAATTTCCAACATATTGGTGTTGATTTTTCATTACTGTGGCTCCCTAAAAGGTTGTTGGCCCTGATTTCAAGGATACAACAGTTAGTGCAGACACTTATGGATATAGAATCCTAtgtgagtatgcatgattgtgATTTGTGAGTATATTTCAATTACATCTTTTCCATACCGACTACTGGACTATGAATTCTATTTAACTTGGCTGCTTTTGTGTCTCCAAAATTGGCTGAGTTttgatatatacataaaatgcatttttcttattatacttCTAAGTTCGAGTCTGCATATATCACAATAAAATGAGAGCGGTGGACGAATGAGCTGAGTGTGGAATACTAAACATGTTCTTACATGAAATTGAAGCGTTGTAGTTTTGTCCAAACACTAACTTATGTCTTATTTAGAGCACTCACTTCCCATAACATATATATTCTCTTCTCGAAAAATGGCACCTGCTAacctaattaaaaaaacaatcacatcGTTGacacatttgaaagaaaattcgtcCAACCGCACCTCCTATTTCGGAAAAAACAACTAGAACTAATACGATACGAAAAAcaatagtttcaaatatatatatatatatatatgaaaataatgtttcatttgacatcaacctaaaataatattttagcacataattaataatataatatcaaaggcataaatttaaaatattcataagaaaaaaatataatctaagatttttgcattaaaaattattttacttattataaaaattatcataattacagtagaataaacaaagaaaatatgtaaaactattatgtattcatgaacattttaatattaaaatgatcATGATCTATaaaaagaataacaaaacatacacaataaaagttaatatcactttaaattttaagtaagctaaatattttgaaatactttttaactgatatatttatgtatttttggttACTAACACGCCCGTAGCgtgaatagagagagagagagagagaaaaaaaaaattatgctaatagtaaaaattagtcttttggttaattttaaattaaaaaatattatatctcatatacatctcttgcaaatgtaaacataaaacacaaaccacaaatcatataaaaaataataatcttgattacaagtaaagtatatcccgcccgtagggcgggccgaccctagttaaTCATATAACGCCTAACGCAATCTGATCTTTTGACTGATTGGATGACACCAATCTACAAATTCCATTTAATTCCTTATCTTAAGTACCAAGACTCTAAAATTAAGGAATCAACACGTCAATCACGTTGCTATTCGATCAGGTTAATTTACAAAGTTAATATTGTTTCCTATATAttgatttcttaattatattaatttccataattttattaaaattggcATCTAAAATTTAGGGATTCATTCGTTTTGATTGTGGCGAGAGAATATTATTTTCTCTCTAATCTTTTATAACTAAAACCCTATAAGTGATCCATATATATCAACGGTTTGACCTGCATCGACATCACAACATACCATTTTTCTATCTAGCAAGAAAAAAAGTGTCATGAATTTCATCTTTGAGTTGAAGCCAAAGAAGTCTATAtggaaaattcatattttaGCTGCCATGAATTTTTTTATGGCTTTTTGTTATGGCTCTTTATATGTTTGCAAACCAAGAGTTTTGAAGACAGTTCTCACAGGAGTTGtggttttataagttttttatttgtttttttattataatttgtttctttcttattttattatccGATTGCATATGTTTCGTTTTATTTTacattcataatttatattatgaaaaaaaaaaattatattgcttatgttttattttatcttaaattcataataaatttatataagtcTTTGCCTACTcttatagatttattttcataaaatatacttaaattacaccaaaaaattaatctatatagttttaaagttATAATCACTTTTAGTCAATCACTCCACGCAGGGCGCATATTACCACCTAGTATTTTATACTCTCATTCATGagcataagaaaataaataaatagaaatctTACTGTATAAAAACAGCTTATATTGAATGAGTCAAATGGCGTTGACTTACCTTATTTGCTCATCGGAAGTGCTATAATAGTCCCGGAAAAACAGCGCCAGTGAACCGGATTTCGTTAGATAAATATCATTACCCAGTGGCCGTATTTCTATTGCTGAAATTACTGGCAAGGTTTCTCCAGTTTTAACGAGACAAATATCCAAAGAgtttgactcttttttttttttgaagaaaggctttcaaatttaaacaaaacataaaagtttACAAAGATAAGACTTAACAATCTTATAGTGAGGAAAAGCTTGCATGAAGCACACTTCAAGATAGGGAAGAGTACATACCTAAGAAAACACTTAGGACGAAACTAGCATAACCAATAACGAAATGTATAAGAAATAGCTAATGAGACGAACCACGACCTCGCCGGCCATGTTTACCTCTCCCTTGCATAGTCTTCCATTCCATATCTTGGTATTTGATAGGAGGTTTTGTCTCCCTCCCACCCCTTGTCAAGCTGAAGGAGCTCTTTGGATCTGTTTCAACTTCATCCATAACTCTTAGCACAGTGAAGCGAGATGGACTCTCAAATGCTCCAGCCTGAGGAGTTGTGGTGAGTGGATCAACAACTGGAGTTTTTAGGACCACATTGTTGGTAATGTTTGATGGAGAAGTCTCCATAATGGTTGTTTGAGTTGGAGCAGATTGAGAATCTACTAATGGGGGTAAAGTGTTGGACAAGTTTGGCAAAGTAGTATTGTTTTCCTGTTGAGGCTGAGGATCAGTCTGAGCACTTGAAGGGAAGTGTGGGTTCATTTCTGAGTCTGAAACGATGTGAGAAACTGCAAAAGAAGGCGGCTCAAAAGCTGGAGTAGAAGTCGTCAAAGTGCCTATAGCTGTTGGATTCTTATGAGGGGAAGATTTGGTTGAGGGATCTTTCTCTCTTAGCTTTAGTATTGGATCAATATCCACAACAGGAATCTCATCACTGATACCATCTTTCATCGACAACAAGTTATCATTCAAAGGCTTAGAAGAAAGAAGACACCTCTTCTCTTTATGGCCTAAGTTTCCACATCTCTCACATGTAGATCGAATCCATGTGCAGTCAACATTAACCAGAAATATACTGACCTGCTTATCATCAAGAGCAATTAGCTTCGGAAAATCCCTATCTAATTCCATTTCAACTAACACCTTAGCTTCTCCCATGCTAGTAGGATCTAAACGAGGTTTATGCGTTAAAATAGGCTCACCAAGTCCTGAGGCAACATGGCTTATTCCTAATCTAGAATAGCAGCAATCAGGAAGGTTCTTCAGAATGACCCAAACTGGAAGTGTGGAAATTTCTGGAATTTTAAAAGAGCCCTCAGGCGTCCAAGGAAGTACGAAAAGTAGGCAATCATCAATGTGCCATACTCCTCTCTGAATTACCCATTGACGAGTAGGTTGGTGAGGGATATGGAACATGTAAGATGAATCtccaagcttcttacaagtaaTCTTACAACTCCTTCCCCAGATCTTATTAACCACAGCATGGATAAGACCTCCCGGAGGTAAAGAACATCTATGAAATTTGCCTATGATATTCATCCTTGTTCTCAGGTCCTAACCTAAGCACTTTAGAAGGGATAGATACCTCTGGTGTACCATCAAGCAGGTAAAGTTGGAGTAGCTGCTCGATATAGATTACGTGACTGCGGACTTAATCTCGCAGCCCACGGAAACCTCAGACTTCCATCAGCTTTAAGTTCTGGAGGAGGTAATTTCTCTATAGGAGGCTGTAAAGAGCGAGTTGGATGCTTGCTCTTAAGTTGCTTGTTCAGTATCTAATCATTAAGAGTCGGCCACATAGCAGCTAATTGGTTTCCAACAATCGCAGGGTCGTAACCTTGAGGTGTGCTTGGTTCTGGAGGAGTAGCAGGAGGTTTGAAGAAGAGCGGTTTAGCCCATGAACCTAGAGACGGAACAAATTTGACCGGGTCCGTATTGGGAGTGGTTGATGAGCCAAAAATTTGTTGTTAACTTCACGATCAGTATCCAACTGCATCTGAGATGATGAAGGAGGGACCGTGTCAGTCCGAGGAGTGGTGGTGACAGTGACGGAAGCTTTGTCCATGATTGCTTTCACGTTATTTTCAAGAGGAAACTGAGCTGCAGATATCTCTAGAGCAACGTCATGGAGGGAGCAAGGTACCAATCCGTCAAGACAGTTCGCAGGCGTAGTAGGAAGAGGCAGAGACGATGAACGTAAACAGAGACGGTGATGGAGACGAGGTGTGAACCGTGAGCGTATCAGTTGGAGGTTGTGGAGACTACAACGAACCGTCATGACACTCCGAAGCTGAAGACAGAGGAAGAACCGGCGGAGACACCAAGTTGGAGGCGGTGAGGTCGTCGAACTTTCTTTCGTCGCAACCATGGCGGAGGAAGGAGAGATGAAGAGGTAAAGGAAGAGACAGGTCACCACTAACACGGGAGACCTACCGGCGACGTCTCACACCGGTGAAGACGTCGAATTTCACGGCTTGAAAAGCTAGGGATTCGCCTTTTGGTTCGCTGTTTTTTGGGGGAAGCTTTTCTTCTTGTGTAAGAGTCAATCTTGCTTTAAGAGTTTGACTTAGCTTTGTGTATGATCTCCTCTCTTGTTCCATTTGGCCTGCTCCCAAATCTACTCTTGCCCACTTATTGCTACCAAGATAGAGATCGAAACTTGGTTCACGATTAAGACCATCATAATTTCCATATAAGAAACTAACAACCATGTCATAGTTCGTGCCACGCTTGACATCGAGACTATAACAATTACGTTTTCCTTCTGGAAAGTATCTCATAGTCCCATATTGTTTCGCGAATCTTTTGAAGACATCTTTATCGACTTTACCAATTTTTTCTGTCTGGATGAAATTGGAATCCGATGAGAATGTTAATCCATTAAACGAATTATTGTAAGGAGATTCATCAAGAGGTAATCCGCAGTCCAAACTTATAAATCCTGTTCAGACATCAAAGGAATAAATGCTGAAACTGATCAATATAAAGAAGAAAGATCCTTGTTGATGTTTAACCATTGAAGAGCTGATATATTATATTACGTACCTTCTTGCGTCTGGGCTCCAACTATAACGGCAAAGGTTCCAATGATAGCCAACAGAAGATGATTCTTCATGTTGTCTCTCACCGTCATGTTTCTATGGGAATCAAGAACAAAACAACGACTTTCCTTCGTCAAAACTgc
Protein-coding regions in this window:
- the LOC125585437 gene encoding uncharacterized protein LOC125585437 encodes the protein MNIIGKFHRCSLPPGGLIHAVVNKIWGRSCKITCKKLGDSSYMFHIPHQPTRQWVIQRGVWHIDDCLLFVLPWTPEGSFKIPEISTLPVWVILKNLPDCCYSRLGISHVASGLGEPILTHKPRLDPTSMGEAKVLVEMELDRDFPKLIALDDKQVSIFLVNVDCTWIRSTCERCGNLGHKEKRCLLSSKPLNDNLLSMKDGISDEIPVVDIDPILKLREKDPSTKSSPHKNPTAIGTLTTSTPAFEPPSFAVSHIVSDSEMNPHFPSSAQTDPQPQQENNTTLPNLSNTLPPLVDSQSAPTQTTIMETSPSNITNNVVLKTPVVDPLTTTPQAGAFESPSRFTVLRVMDEVETDPKSSFSLTRGGRETKPPIKYQDMEWKTMQGRGKHGRRGRGSSH